Proteins encoded together in one Variovorax paradoxus window:
- a CDS encoding FadR/GntR family transcriptional regulator, with the protein MKSTQDAMAFGQHRPKRQKLSDVIVEDVKRWIVAERKQPGDRLPNEKELIELFGYSKSTVREALKALEVRGLISIRTGPGGGAYLQQVSVDHASEPLRNFLHFHHLDGHHIYQLRKVLEPELAVSVIGKLTPEHFERLEANVRLCTLEPTNEDELRTQREAELAFHTMLAEACPNPVLSFMCRFLNDLLRDLVVYKKALDHHHFGEANVDYHTQLLSAYRREDADEVRRLMAEHMVDAEAHMHEMEAHIGAKHLLLPSGQR; encoded by the coding sequence ATGAAATCGACGCAGGACGCCATGGCCTTTGGGCAGCACCGCCCCAAGCGGCAAAAGCTCTCCGACGTCATCGTCGAGGACGTCAAGCGCTGGATCGTTGCCGAGCGCAAGCAGCCGGGCGATCGGCTGCCGAATGAGAAGGAGCTGATCGAGCTCTTCGGCTATTCGAAGAGCACGGTGCGCGAAGCCTTGAAGGCGCTGGAAGTGCGCGGGCTGATTTCCATCCGGACGGGGCCGGGCGGCGGGGCCTATTTGCAGCAGGTGTCGGTCGACCACGCGTCGGAGCCGCTACGCAACTTTCTGCACTTTCATCACTTGGACGGCCACCACATCTACCAGCTGCGCAAGGTGCTGGAGCCCGAGTTGGCGGTGAGCGTGATCGGCAAGCTGACGCCCGAACATTTCGAACGGCTGGAAGCGAATGTGCGGCTTTGCACACTGGAGCCCACCAACGAAGACGAGCTGCGCACGCAGCGCGAGGCCGAGCTCGCGTTTCACACAATGCTGGCGGAGGCCTGCCCCAATCCGGTGCTCTCATTCATGTGCCGCTTCTTGAACGACTTGCTGCGAGACCTGGTGGTCTACAAGAAGGCGCTGGACCACCACCACTTTGGCGAGGCCAATGTCGACTACCACACGCAGTTGCTGTCGGCTTATCGCCGGGAAGACGCGGATGAGGTGCGCCGGCTGATGGCCGAGCACATGGTCGATGCCGAGGCGCACATGCATGAGATGGAGGCGCATATCGGGGCCAAGCATTTGTTGTTGCCTAGCGGGCAGCGCTGA
- a CDS encoding LysR family transcriptional regulator, with amino-acid sequence MQVKAKAQNSAQSTRNRAVLGQLSDMDLRLLKVFKSVVDCGGMAAAELELNIGTSTVSRHVKDLETRLGLVLCRRGRAGFALTAEGQRVYDETLRLLASVDAFRGSIDDIHNRMGGQLEVAVFDKTATNPKARIGEAIARFTELAPEVNLAVHVGSINAIEQGVLEGNFQIGIIPAHRASKSLVYADLFDETMLLYCGKGHPLFDSNNAKLTWAKLREHHFAGLGYHSPNMELSHRAKLSRKATGFDQEAIATLILSGRFLGFLPDHYAQVFEERGLMKPVLPARFNYACRFVSLLRRSPKPSRAVLAFQDCLEKAHA; translated from the coding sequence ATGCAAGTAAAAGCCAAAGCCCAAAACAGTGCACAAAGCACGCGCAACCGCGCCGTTCTAGGGCAGCTCAGCGACATGGACCTGCGGCTGCTCAAGGTGTTCAAGAGCGTGGTCGATTGCGGCGGCATGGCGGCGGCAGAGCTGGAGCTGAACATCGGCACATCCACGGTGAGCCGGCATGTGAAAGACCTGGAAACGCGGCTCGGGTTGGTGCTGTGCCGGCGCGGCCGCGCCGGTTTCGCGCTCACGGCCGAGGGGCAGCGGGTGTACGACGAAACGCTGCGGCTGCTGGCCTCGGTCGACGCCTTTCGCGGCAGCATCGACGACATTCACAACCGCATGGGCGGGCAGCTGGAGGTGGCGGTGTTCGACAAGACGGCCACCAACCCGAAGGCGCGCATCGGCGAGGCCATTGCGCGCTTTACCGAGTTGGCGCCGGAGGTGAACCTGGCGGTGCATGTGGGCTCGATCAACGCGATCGAACAGGGCGTGCTGGAGGGCAATTTCCAGATCGGCATCATCCCGGCGCATCGCGCGTCGAAAAGCCTGGTGTACGCCGACCTATTCGACGAGACCATGCTGCTTTACTGCGGCAAGGGACATCCGCTCTTCGACAGCAACAACGCAAAGCTCACATGGGCCAAGCTGCGGGAGCACCACTTCGCGGGCCTGGGTTACCACTCGCCGAATATGGAACTGAGCCACCGGGCCAAGCTCTCGCGCAAGGCGACGGGCTTCGACCAGGAGGCGATTGCGACGCTGATTCTTTCGGGGCGTTTCCTCGGTTTTTTGCCTGACCACTACGCGCAGGTGTTCGAGGAGCGCGGGCTCATGAAGCCTGTGCTGCCGGCTCGGTTCAACTACGCGTGCCGGTTCGTGAGCTTGCTGCGGCGGTCGCCCAAGCCTTCGCGGGCTGTGCTGGCGTTTCAAGACTGCTTGGAGAAGGCGCACGCCTGA
- a CDS encoding SUMF1/EgtB/PvdO family nonheme iron enzyme produces the protein MPSSPPLLPAGLPHSIDSPEMRRAGRELLSLALMDARNHTLHLLSLYEEALASPDLAVPPTDDAGVVPPVWLAGHIGWFAEWWIGRNTQRAFGADCPVRPTRLAAIDPNADGWWDPAQATRQQLWSPALPDLGQTKAYLLETLESTLELLEHAAETDPGLYFYRLALFHEDLRGEQFIVMAQTLGLPLGIEQLPISVTREPLVLPATQWELGLPEGCGFAFAQEQGAYRVDVPEFEIDAQPVTWNQFIEFVDEGGYDREELWHPEGWRWLAAQVEGRRGPRHVEQIGAARHGTGGSVLQHRFGATVRAAGHHSAVHLSWWEADAWARWAGRRIATEVEWEIAAQTAARRGFRWSDVHEWTAGTLRPWPGFWADPWSGGGEFDPTPAFGKARVLRGASFATRARLRSPRRRSFALPGRDDGFFGFRTCSL, from the coding sequence ATGCCATCGTCGCCGCCTTTGTTGCCCGCGGGCCTGCCGCACTCCATCGACTCGCCCGAGATGCGGCGCGCCGGCCGCGAACTGCTGTCGCTGGCCCTCATGGACGCGCGCAACCACACGCTCCACCTGCTGTCGCTCTACGAAGAGGCGCTGGCTTCGCCCGATCTTGCAGTGCCGCCCACGGACGACGCGGGCGTGGTGCCGCCGGTGTGGCTGGCCGGGCACATCGGCTGGTTTGCCGAATGGTGGATTGGCCGCAACACGCAACGCGCGTTCGGCGCCGACTGCCCGGTGCGCCCAACGCGGCTGGCTGCCATCGACCCCAACGCCGACGGCTGGTGGGACCCGGCCCAGGCCACGCGGCAGCAGCTCTGGTCGCCGGCCCTGCCGGACCTCGGCCAGACCAAGGCCTATCTGCTCGAAACACTGGAGAGCACGCTCGAGCTGCTGGAGCATGCGGCCGAGACCGATCCCGGCCTGTACTTCTACCGCCTTGCGCTTTTCCATGAAGACCTGCGCGGAGAACAGTTCATCGTCATGGCGCAAACGCTGGGGCTGCCTCTTGGGATCGAACAACTGCCGATTTCGGTCACGCGCGAGCCGTTGGTGCTGCCCGCCACGCAGTGGGAGCTTGGCCTGCCCGAAGGCTGCGGGTTTGCCTTTGCGCAGGAGCAGGGCGCCTACCGCGTCGACGTGCCCGAATTCGAGATCGACGCACAGCCCGTGACCTGGAACCAGTTCATCGAGTTTGTCGACGAAGGCGGCTACGACCGCGAGGAACTCTGGCATCCGGAAGGCTGGCGCTGGCTGGCTGCGCAGGTTGAAGGACGCCGCGGGCCGCGGCATGTCGAGCAGATTGGCGCGGCCCGCCACGGCACCGGCGGCTCGGTATTGCAGCACCGTTTCGGTGCAACCGTGCGTGCGGCGGGCCACCACAGCGCGGTGCACCTGAGCTGGTGGGAGGCCGATGCCTGGGCGCGCTGGGCCGGCCGTCGCATCGCGACCGAGGTCGAATGGGAGATTGCCGCGCAGACGGCGGCCCGGCGTGGCTTTCGCTGGTCGGACGTGCATGAATGGACCGCGGGCACGCTGCGGCCATGGCCGGGTTTTTGGGCCGATCCATGGAGCGGCGGCGGCGAGTTCGATCCGACCCCGGCATTCGGCAAGGCCCGCGTCCTGCGCGGTGCCTCGTTCGCGACCCGTGCGCGCCTGCGCTCCCCGCGGCGGCGCAGCTTCGCACTGCCGGGACGCGACGACGGTTTCTTCGGCTTCCGGACCTGCAGCCTCTGA
- a CDS encoding substrate-binding domain-containing protein, translating into MQQIDLSYAIRPRRSGSRQIRNPLMQLLQAVREHGSISAAARALDLSYRHVWGELKHWEQTLGHALVQGEQGRRAQLSEFGDKLLWAERQAQARLAPQIEALHAELERAFALAFDDRTHVLSLQASHDDALAMLRTHAAGTAQLHLDIHFTGSVDAIRALNQGRCVMAGFHTLEHPPQGSLAQRTYQPLLKPGQHKLIGFARRTQGLIVAPGNPLRLRSLADAARLRARYVNRAIGTGTRVLLDELLSQAGLGAAALAGYERCETSHAAVAHAVASGQADAGLGVESAAHAEGLGFVPLVHERYHLACLKSALEQPAMRALVDVLQSASWQHLLGTLPGYEPAGSGEVQSLRALLPWWTFQREKARKR; encoded by the coding sequence GTGCAACAGATCGACCTTTCCTACGCGATCCGTCCCCGCCGCAGCGGTTCGCGGCAGATTCGCAATCCGCTGATGCAACTGCTGCAGGCGGTGCGCGAGCATGGCTCCATCTCGGCCGCCGCGCGCGCGCTCGATCTGTCTTACCGCCATGTCTGGGGCGAACTCAAGCACTGGGAACAGACGCTCGGCCATGCGCTGGTGCAGGGCGAGCAGGGCCGGCGCGCGCAGCTTTCCGAATTCGGCGACAAGCTGCTGTGGGCCGAACGCCAGGCGCAGGCGCGCCTGGCGCCGCAGATCGAGGCGCTGCACGCAGAACTCGAGCGCGCCTTCGCCCTTGCCTTCGACGACCGCACCCATGTGCTGAGCCTGCAGGCAAGCCACGACGATGCGCTTGCAATGCTGCGTACCCACGCAGCGGGCACTGCCCAGCTGCACCTCGATATTCACTTCACGGGCAGCGTCGACGCGATACGCGCGCTCAACCAGGGCCGCTGCGTTATGGCGGGCTTCCACACGCTGGAGCATCCGCCCCAGGGGTCGCTCGCGCAGCGCACGTATCAGCCGCTGCTCAAGCCCGGGCAGCACAAGCTCATCGGCTTTGCGCGGCGCACGCAGGGCCTGATCGTGGCGCCCGGCAATCCGCTGCGCCTGCGCTCGCTGGCGGATGCGGCACGGCTGCGCGCACGCTACGTCAACCGCGCCATAGGCACCGGCACGCGCGTGCTGCTGGATGAGCTGCTTTCGCAGGCCGGGCTCGGTGCAGCCGCGCTCGCGGGCTACGAACGCTGCGAAACCTCGCATGCCGCCGTGGCGCACGCGGTGGCGTCGGGCCAGGCCGATGCAGGGCTCGGGGTCGAGTCGGCAGCCCATGCCGAAGGCCTCGGCTTTGTGCCGCTGGTGCATGAGCGGTATCACCTGGCCTGCTTGAAGTCGGCACTCGAGCAACCCGCAATGCGGGCGCTGGTGGATGTGCTGCAGAGCGCAAGCTGGCAGCACCTGCTTGGCACCTTGCCCGGCTATGAGCCCGCGGGCAGCGGCGAGGTGCAGTCGCTCCGGGCCTTGCTCCCCTGGTGGACCTTCCAGCGGGAGAAGGCGCGCAAGCGCTGA
- a CDS encoding TRAP transporter large permease — protein MEFITQNFAPIMFAGLIVFLLFGFPVAFSLGACGLFFGFVGVELGLLPEALLQALPLRVFGIMQNDTLLAIPFFTLMGLILERSGMAEDLLDSIGQLFGPVRGGLALAVIFVGALLAATTGVVAASVISMGLISLPIMLRYGYDRRIASGVIAASGTLAQIIPPSLVLIIMADQLGRSVGDMYKGAFVPGFMLTAMYAGYVILLAIFKPKWVPALPLEARTFREPSGSSGLPSLLVLTALATAAAVFFAKHIADVHTWWTGQPVTSVATDETIVVSMCVGVMLAFLIAVANRLLRLRLLSRIAERVTFVLIPPLLLIFLVLGTIFLGVATPTEGGAMGALGAFIMAMVRGRLSMSLLKQALNTTTKLSCFVVFILIGSTIFSLVFQGVDGPRWVEHLLTGMPGGQLGFLILVNVLIFFLAFFLDFFELSFIVVPLLAPVAHKLGIDLIWFGVLLAVNMQTSFMHPPFGFALFYLRSVAPTKAYNDKVTNERIEPVTTMQIYWGAVPFVLIQIIMVGLIIAFPAIVSSGLDKEVAVDLDKIGAEMQANMPKDDSQPAPEPEAGASAPAGAETPAAEEDPMKAMQEQLDRDAGKK, from the coding sequence ATGGAATTCATTACGCAAAACTTCGCCCCGATCATGTTCGCGGGGCTGATCGTCTTCCTGCTGTTCGGCTTTCCGGTGGCGTTCAGCCTCGGCGCCTGCGGCCTCTTCTTCGGCTTCGTCGGCGTGGAGCTCGGCCTCTTGCCCGAGGCGCTGCTGCAGGCGCTGCCGCTGCGGGTGTTCGGCATCATGCAGAACGACACGCTGCTGGCCATTCCGTTCTTCACGCTCATGGGACTGATCCTGGAGCGAAGCGGCATGGCCGAAGACCTGCTCGACTCGATCGGACAGCTCTTCGGCCCAGTGCGCGGCGGCCTGGCGCTGGCGGTGATCTTCGTGGGTGCGCTGCTTGCGGCCACCACCGGCGTCGTCGCGGCCTCGGTCATCTCGATGGGCCTGATCTCGCTGCCGATCATGCTGCGCTACGGCTACGACCGGCGCATCGCGTCGGGCGTGATCGCGGCTTCGGGCACGCTGGCGCAGATCATTCCGCCTTCGCTGGTGCTGATCATCATGGCCGACCAGCTTGGCCGCAGCGTGGGCGACATGTACAAGGGCGCGTTCGTGCCGGGCTTCATGCTGACCGCCATGTACGCGGGCTACGTGATCCTGCTGGCCATCTTCAAGCCCAAGTGGGTTCCGGCCCTGCCGCTCGAAGCACGCACCTTCCGCGAGCCGAGCGGTAGCAGCGGCCTGCCCTCGCTGCTGGTGCTGACCGCCCTTGCCACTGCGGCGGCCGTGTTCTTCGCCAAGCACATTGCAGACGTCCACACCTGGTGGACCGGCCAGCCCGTGACCAGCGTAGCCACCGATGAAACCATCGTCGTGTCGATGTGCGTCGGCGTGATGCTGGCCTTTTTGATCGCGGTGGCCAATCGCCTGCTACGGCTGCGCCTGCTGTCGCGCATTGCCGAACGCGTGACTTTCGTGCTGATCCCGCCGCTGCTGCTCATCTTCCTGGTGCTGGGCACGATTTTCCTTGGCGTGGCCACCCCTACCGAAGGCGGTGCCATGGGCGCGCTCGGCGCCTTCATCATGGCCATGGTGCGCGGCCGGCTCAGCATGAGCCTCCTCAAGCAGGCGCTCAACACCACCACCAAGCTGTCGTGCTTCGTGGTGTTCATCCTGATCGGCTCGACCATCTTCAGCCTGGTGTTCCAGGGCGTAGACGGGCCGCGCTGGGTCGAGCACCTGCTCACCGGCATGCCAGGCGGCCAGCTCGGCTTCCTGATCCTGGTGAACGTGCTGATCTTCTTCCTGGCGTTCTTCCTCGACTTCTTCGAGCTCTCTTTCATCGTCGTGCCGCTGCTGGCCCCCGTGGCGCACAAGCTGGGCATCGACCTGATCTGGTTCGGCGTGCTGCTGGCTGTGAACATGCAGACCTCGTTCATGCATCCGCCTTTCGGCTTTGCGCTGTTCTACCTGCGCAGCGTGGCGCCCACGAAGGCCTACAACGACAAGGTCACCAACGAACGCATCGAACCCGTCACCACCATGCAGATCTACTGGGGAGCCGTGCCGTTCGTGCTCATCCAGATCATCATGGTCGGCCTGATCATCGCGTTCCCGGCCATCGTCTCGAGCGGGCTCGACAAGGAGGTAGCGGTCGACCTCGACAAGATCGGCGCCGAGATGCAGGCCAACATGCCGAAGGACGATTCACAGCCCGCCCCCGAGCCCGAGGCCGGCGCCTCGGCACCGGCCGGCGCCGAAACGCCTGCAGCGGAAGAAGACCCGATGAAGGCCATGCAGGAACAGCTCGACCGGGACGCCGGCAAGAAGTAG
- a CDS encoding TRAP transporter small permease subunit produces MNFLLRFSRAVDWLNGQIGKYVIWLILASTVISGVNAVIRKVFNVSSNAYLEVQWYLFAASFLIAAGYTLLNQEHVKIDVILSRLSKRGQIWVDIIGFSLFLTPVCLAILWYGIPFFLQGYRSGEMSNNAGGLIRWPIYAMIPLGFSLLMLQGWSELIKRIAFLQGRIGDPTQKREEKTAEEELAESIRRLAESNAKG; encoded by the coding sequence ATGAATTTCCTGCTCAGATTTTCGCGCGCGGTCGATTGGCTGAACGGCCAGATCGGCAAGTACGTGATCTGGCTCATCCTTGCGTCCACCGTGATCAGCGGCGTCAATGCCGTGATTCGGAAGGTGTTCAACGTCAGCTCCAACGCCTATCTCGAAGTGCAGTGGTACCTGTTCGCCGCGTCCTTCCTGATTGCCGCGGGCTATACGCTGCTGAACCAGGAGCACGTGAAAATCGACGTGATCCTCAGCCGGCTGTCCAAGCGTGGCCAGATCTGGGTCGACATCATCGGCTTCAGCTTGTTCCTTACGCCGGTTTGCCTGGCCATCCTCTGGTACGGCATTCCGTTCTTCCTGCAGGGCTATCGCTCCGGCGAAATGTCGAACAACGCCGGCGGGCTGATCCGCTGGCCGATCTACGCCATGATCCCGCTGGGCTTCTCGCTGCTGATGCTCCAGGGCTGGTCCGAACTCATCAAGCGCATCGCGTTCCTGCAGGGCCGCATCGGCGATCCCACGCAGAAGCGGGAAGAAAAGACCGCCGAAGAAGAACTGGCGGAGTCCATCCGCCGGCTCGCCGAATCCAACGCCAAAGGCTGA
- a CDS encoding MFS transporter — translation MTDAVHSDIPARLDRLPWSRWHWRVVIALGVAWVLDGLEVTLVGSIGAVLERPDTLGLSAAEIGWSGSIYIAGAVIGALLFGRLTDRLGRKKLFLVTLVVYTLGTLATAFSPDFAFFALCRFVTGLGIGGEYAAINSAIDELIPARVRGRVNLAINGSFWIGAALGAALSLVLLDARVIGPVWGWRAGFALGAVLAVAILLVRRNVPESPRWLMAHGRTDEALRIVEAIEAEVRAQHGPLPVAEGRVAYAGGRHRSPSMREVAHVLLRRYRERSVVAVALMVSQAFFYNAIFFTYALVLTRFYGVAEDNVALYIFPFALGNVLGPLLLGPLFDSVGRRKMIALTYVLAGVGLAFTGWAFMMGWLDARSQALCWSAVFFLASAAASSAYLTVSEVFPLEMRAMAIAIFYAIGMGAGGFVAPVLFGALIETGSRGAVMVGYAIGAALVIVAGLLALRYAADAERKPLEEVAPPLSSDGGGH, via the coding sequence ATGACGGATGCTGTGCATAGCGACATTCCGGCCCGGCTCGACCGCCTCCCCTGGTCGCGCTGGCATTGGCGCGTGGTGATCGCGCTTGGCGTGGCCTGGGTGCTCGACGGCCTCGAAGTGACGCTGGTCGGCTCCATAGGCGCCGTGCTCGAGCGGCCCGACACGCTGGGCCTCAGCGCCGCCGAGATCGGCTGGTCGGGTTCGATCTACATCGCGGGCGCGGTCATCGGCGCCTTGCTCTTCGGCCGGCTTACCGACCGGCTCGGGCGCAAGAAACTCTTTCTCGTCACGCTGGTGGTCTACACGCTGGGCACGCTGGCCACGGCGTTCTCACCGGATTTCGCTTTTTTTGCGCTCTGCCGTTTTGTCACCGGCCTAGGCATCGGCGGCGAATACGCGGCCATCAACTCGGCCATCGACGAGCTCATTCCGGCACGCGTGCGCGGCCGCGTCAACCTTGCCATCAACGGCAGTTTCTGGATTGGCGCGGCACTTGGGGCCGCACTCAGCCTGGTGCTGCTCGATGCGCGCGTGATCGGCCCGGTGTGGGGCTGGCGCGCCGGCTTTGCGCTGGGCGCGGTGCTGGCCGTGGCCATCCTGCTGGTGAGGCGCAACGTGCCCGAAAGCCCGCGCTGGCTGATGGCGCATGGCCGCACGGACGAGGCGCTGCGCATCGTCGAGGCCATCGAGGCCGAGGTTCGGGCGCAGCACGGTCCGCTGCCGGTAGCCGAAGGCCGCGTGGCCTACGCCGGCGGGCGCCACCGCAGTCCGTCGATGCGCGAAGTGGCGCATGTGCTGCTGCGCCGGTATCGCGAGCGCAGCGTGGTCGCGGTGGCGCTGATGGTGTCGCAGGCCTTTTTCTACAACGCGATCTTCTTCACCTACGCGCTGGTGCTCACGCGCTTCTACGGCGTGGCCGAAGACAACGTGGCGCTCTATATCTTTCCGTTCGCGCTGGGCAATGTGCTCGGGCCGCTGCTGCTGGGGCCGCTGTTCGACAGTGTCGGCCGCCGCAAGATGATTGCGCTGACCTACGTGCTTGCCGGCGTCGGGCTCGCCTTTACCGGATGGGCCTTCATGATGGGCTGGCTCGACGCACGCAGCCAGGCGCTGTGCTGGTCGGCGGTGTTCTTCCTGGCCTCGGCCGCGGCCAGCTCGGCCTATCTGACGGTGAGCGAAGTGTTTCCGCTCGAGATGCGGGCCATGGCCATCGCCATCTTCTACGCAATCGGCATGGGCGCCGGCGGCTTCGTGGCGCCGGTGCTGTTCGGCGCTCTCATCGAAACCGGCAGCCGCGGCGCCGTGATGGTGGGCTATGCCATTGGCGCCGCGCTGGTCATCGTTGCGGGACTGCTGGCGTTGCGCTATGCGGCCGATGCGGAGCGCAAGCCGCTGGAGGAAGTGGCGCCACCGCTTTCTTCGGACGGCGGCGGCCACTGA
- a CDS encoding aspartate aminotransferase family protein produces the protein MTLATPAIEPTPALRTDAAWLDAHWMPYTGNRNFKADPRMIVEAKGAYFTDGDGRKIFDGLSGLWCSGLGHGRPEITEAVSRQIAKLDYSPAFQFGHPLSFELANKIKELTPAGLDYVFFTGSGSEAADTSLKMARAYWRTKGLASKTRLIGREKGYHGVNFGGISVGGIAANRKLFGQGVEADHLPHTQIAANAFTRGMAENGAELADRLLDLIALHDASNIAAVIVEPFAGSAGVVIPPKGYLKRLRDICTANNILLIFDEVITGFGRCGALTGAEAFGVTPDIMNIAKQVTNGAQPMGAVIASKDIYDTFMAAGGPDYMLEFPHGYTYGAHPVACAAGLAALDVLQKEDMIGRVKTLAPHFENAVHSLKGSKHVTDIRNYGLAAGITIAALPGEPARRPYEIAMNCWKKGFYVRYGGDTIQLAPPFIAEKAEIDRLVNALADALAETN, from the coding sequence ATGACCCTTGCAACGCCCGCCATTGAACCGACGCCCGCCCTGCGTACCGACGCCGCCTGGCTCGACGCGCACTGGATGCCCTACACCGGCAACCGCAACTTCAAGGCCGATCCGCGCATGATCGTGGAGGCCAAGGGCGCCTACTTCACCGATGGCGACGGCCGCAAGATCTTCGACGGCCTTTCGGGCTTGTGGTGCTCGGGCCTCGGCCATGGCCGCCCCGAGATCACCGAGGCGGTGAGCCGGCAGATCGCCAAGCTCGACTACTCGCCCGCGTTCCAGTTCGGCCATCCGCTCTCTTTCGAGCTCGCCAACAAGATCAAGGAGCTCACGCCCGCGGGACTGGACTACGTGTTCTTCACCGGCTCGGGCTCCGAAGCCGCCGACACCTCGCTGAAGATGGCGCGCGCCTACTGGCGCACCAAGGGCCTCGCCAGCAAGACGCGCCTGATCGGCCGCGAAAAGGGCTACCACGGCGTCAACTTCGGTGGCATTTCGGTGGGCGGCATTGCGGCCAACCGCAAGCTGTTCGGCCAGGGCGTGGAAGCGGACCACCTGCCGCACACGCAGATTGCGGCCAATGCCTTCACGCGCGGCATGGCCGAGAACGGCGCCGAGCTGGCCGACCGCCTGCTCGATCTGATCGCGCTGCACGATGCATCGAACATCGCGGCCGTGATCGTCGAGCCCTTCGCGGGCTCGGCCGGCGTGGTGATTCCGCCCAAGGGCTACCTGAAGCGGCTGCGCGACATCTGCACCGCGAACAACATCCTCTTGATCTTCGATGAAGTGATCACCGGTTTCGGCCGCTGCGGCGCGCTCACGGGTGCCGAGGCTTTCGGTGTGACGCCCGACATCATGAACATTGCCAAGCAGGTGACCAACGGCGCGCAGCCGATGGGCGCGGTGATTGCCAGCAAGGACATCTACGACACCTTCATGGCAGCCGGCGGGCCCGACTACATGCTCGAGTTTCCGCACGGCTACACCTACGGCGCGCACCCGGTGGCCTGCGCGGCCGGCCTTGCGGCGCTTGACGTGCTGCAAAAGGAAGACATGATCGGCCGCGTGAAAACGCTTGCGCCGCATTTCGAGAATGCGGTGCACAGCCTCAAGGGCAGCAAGCACGTCACCGACATACGCAACTACGGCCTGGCTGCGGGCATCACCATCGCTGCCCTGCCGGGCGAGCCGGCGCGCCGGCCGTACGAGATTGCGATGAACTGCTGGAAGAAGGGCTTCTACGTGCGCTACGGCGGCGACACGATCCAGCTTGCGCCGCCCTTCATTGCCGAGAAGGCCGAGATCGACCGCCTGGTCAACGCACTGGCCGACGCGCTGGCCGAAACGAACTAG